The following are from one region of the Capsicum annuum cultivar UCD-10X-F1 chromosome 1, UCD10Xv1.1, whole genome shotgun sequence genome:
- the LOC124898150 gene encoding serine/threonine-protein phosphatase 7 long form homolog → MAMIERWRTETHTFHLPFGEVTLTLQDIQIFFGLRVERNVVTYRDQMHHSLDWAMLLQDLTGFNTAPKGFSGTIHLYIRALVKYIQQQAVQDPITDDTLNDRVHRISRLYMLLILGAILFPNTSENRLSLQFLYFLVDLDETGTYSWDSAVLAYLYHCLCQISIDGKKLGGFVPLLQVWTCERVLPFRPIPKCIVRIEPLMPYGRKWMRRG, encoded by the exons ATGGCCATGATTGAGCGGTGGAGGACTGAGACACACACTTTTCACCTACCCTTTGGAGAGGTCACTTTGACCTTGCAAGATATCCAAATTTTTTTTGGATTGCGCGTTGAGAGAAATGTTGTGACATATAGAGATCAAATGCATCATAGTTTAGATTGGGCTATGTTACTCCAAGATCTTACTGGCTTCAACACTGCACCGAAGGGTTTTTCAGGGACTATCCATCTTTACATACGTGCATTAGTCAAGTATATTCAGCAACAGGCTGTTCAAGATCCCATTACAGACGATACTCTTAATGATAGAGTTCATAGGATCTCTCGACTGTACATGCTGTTGATTTTAGGAGCTATCCTATTTCCGAACACATCGGAGAATCGCTTAAGTCTGCAGTTCTTGTACTTTCTTGTTGATCTTGACGAGACGGGGACTTACAGCTGGGACAGCGCTGTTCTAGCCTATCTTTACCATTGTCTTTGTCAGATATCTATTGATGGGAAAAAACTTGGAGGATTCGTTCCTCTTCTCCAG GTATGGACTTGTGAGAGGGTCCTTCCCTTCCGACCAATACCAAAATGTATTGTTAGGATTGAGCCATTGATGCCATATGGTAGGAAGTGGATGCGAAGGGGTTAA